One segment of Rosa chinensis cultivar Old Blush chromosome 6, RchiOBHm-V2, whole genome shotgun sequence DNA contains the following:
- the LOC112173217 gene encoding cytokinin dehydrogenase 7: MIAYLECFVQENDTESQPYDVVSGLGGALDLEGTIDCGDGAKQAAKDFGGMNSLAPLAFVRPAGTGDVASVVRVAANLNLTAAARGNGHSINGQAMAVRGLVLDMPAMEDHFRVVRTSNDSGYADVSGGALWEDVLKRCVRDYRMAPRSWTDYLSLTVGGTLSNAGVSGQAFRYGPQTSNVTELEVVTGKGETFVCSKAENSELFFSVLGGLGQFGIITRARVLLQQAPDMVRWIRLVYTEFDAFTRDAESLVTRCHESSDDDSFDYVEGFAFMNSDNPADGLPSVPLHPDQIFDPTRLPEEAGSVLYCLELARHYRNSDHPSIVDMGVTRLLDGLAFVEGLEFQVDLGYEEFLLRVKQAEEHAKASGIWDSPHPWLNLFVSKSDIADFDRVVFKKILKDGIGGPMLVYPLLRSKWDARTSVVLPDSEIFYIVALLRFTPAYPKGPSFESLVAQNQEIVQYCTKKGFDFKLYLPHYRSQEEWKRHFGNQWSRFVERKTCFDPTAILSPGQKIFPRIIPKP; encoded by the exons ATGATAGCTTACCTGGAGTGTTTCGTCCAAGAAAACGACACCGAATCCCAGCCCTACGACGTCGTCTCCGGCCTCGGCGGCGCTCTCGACCTCGAAGGCACCATCGACTGCGGCGACGGCGCCAAACAAGCCGCCAAGGACTTCGGCGGAATGAACTCCCTCGCTCCCCTCGCCTTCGTCCGCCCCGCCGGCACCGGCGACGTGGCAAGCGTGGTGAGAGTAGCGGCGAATCTGAATCTGACGGCGGCGGCGCGCGGCAACGGGCACTCCATCAACGGGCAGGCCATGGCGGTTCGAGGGCTGGTCCTGGACATGCCGGCCATGGAGGACCATTTCCGAGTGGTGAGGACGAGCAATGACTCCGGCTACGCTGACGTGTCGGGAGGGGCATTATGGGAAGATGTGTTGAAACGGTGCGTTCGGGACTACCGGATGGCGCCGAGGTCGTGGACCGACTACCTCAGCTTAACCGTGGGCGGCACTTTATCCAACGCTGGCGTCAGCGGTCAGGCTTTCCGTTACGGCCCGCAGACCTCGAACGTAACGGAATTGGAGGTGGTTACGGGGAAAGGCGAAACTTTCGTCTGCTCCAAAGCAGAAAACTCGGAGCTCTTCTTTTCGGTTCTTGGCGGGCTGGGCCAGTTCGGCATCATCACCAGAGCTAGAGTCTTGCTCCAGCAAGCCCCGGACATG GTGAGATGGATAAGGCTGGTATACACCGAGTTCGATGCCTTCACTCGCGACGCAGAGTCGCTCGTCACTCGCTGCCACGAGAGTAGTGACGACGACTCCTTCGACTACGTGGAAGGCTTTGCGTTTATGAACAGCGATAACCCGGCGGACGGGTTGCCCTCGGTTCCTCTACACCCGGACCAGATattcgacccgacccgacttcCTGAGGAAGCTGGATCAGTCCTCTACTGTCTCGAACTGGCTCGTCACTACCGGAACTCTGACCACCCCTCAATTGTTGATATG GGCGTGACAAGGCTGCTCGACGGCCTAGCATTCGTGGAGGGATTGGAGTTCCAAGTGGACCTGGGATACGAGGAGTTTCTATTGCGTGTGAAGCAGGCAGAGGAGcacgccaaggccagcggcatTTGGGACTCTCCTCACCCCTGGCTAAACCTATTCGTGTCGAAATCAGACATAGCCGATTTCGATCGTGTGGTCTTTAAGAAGATCCTCAAGGACGGAATTGGTGGGCCCATGCTGGTTTACCCACTGCTGCGTAGCAA GTGGGATGCTCGTACGTCTGTGGTGTTACCGGATAGTGAGATCTTCTACATAGTGGCGTTGCTGCGGTTCACTCCGGCGTACCCGAAAGGCCCCTCTTTTGAAAGCCTGGTGGCTCAAAACCAGGAGATTGTACAGTACTGCACAAAGAAGGGTTTCGACTTCAAGTTGTATCTCCCGCACTACCGATCGCAGGAGGAATGGAAGCGGCATTTCGGGAATCAGTGGAGCAGATTTGTCGAGCGAAAAACTTGTTTTGATCCGACGGCTATCCTCTCTCCTGGACAGAAAATTTTCCCGAGAATTATTCCTAAACCCTAG
- the LOC112169877 gene encoding F-box/LRR-repeat protein 15 isoform X1, with the protein MKIWCCPCFTVEDEPQEEERKEAMKEGDFVNKVNSEGVMANEVDEEEEEAPRLELAVSDGGGRDRERDDHLRMFEGMVQAMRSGTHWDESVCVGALDTLRAAIRSPRWSEGETSSAPVAAASEEEDGDHDSHHKRAKVHSFSHDFHCAMAMSSGAGNSSSSDRDYSRTQGSNVLYKSETFFHSFTPNIGGEENPYDSGSGKDDERDKGDTSTTEDFEVRMDLTDDLLHMVFSFLDHINLCRAAIVCRQWRAASAHEDFWRCLNFENRNISVEQFEDICWRYPNATELNISGTPAIPLLVMTAITSLRNLEVLTLGKGTIGDLFFHSLADCLMLKSLIVNDATLGTGIQEIPINHDRLRHLELTKCRVMRISIRCPQLETLSMKRSNMAQAVLNSPLLRDLDLGSCHKLSDAAIRSAATSCPQLESLDMSNCSCVSDETLREIALTCANLHVLNASYCPNVSLESVRLPMLTVLKLHSCEGITSASMVAISNSYMLEVLELDNCSLLTSVILDLPRLQNIRLVHCRKFADLNLRTLMLSSIMVSNCPVLHRISITSNSLEKLSLQKQESLTTLALQCPSLQEVDLTDCESLTNSICNVFSDGGGCPMLKTLVLENCESLTAVRFCSTSLVSLSLVGCRGITSLELTCPYLEQVSLDGCDHLESAAFFPVGLRSLNLGICPKLNALSIDAPNMVLLELKGCGVLSEASINCPLLTSLDASFCSQLRDNCLSATAASCPLIESLILMSCPSVGSDGLYSLHWLPNLIVLDLSYTFLMSLKPVFESCIKLKVLKLQACKYLSDSSLEPLYKEGALPALQELDLSYGTLCQSAIEELLSFCTQLTHVSLNGCVNMHDLNWGSSGGQPLVKSSISVPSLEYVHEPVEYGNRLLQNLNCVGCPNIRKVHIPVAAGCFHLTSLNLSLSANLKDVEVACFNLCFLNLSNCYSLEVLKLDCPKLTSLFLQSCNMNEAAVEAAISKCSMLETLDVRFCPKICPLSMGRLRAACPSLKRIFSSLSPQS; encoded by the exons ATGAAGATTTGGTGCTGCCCGTGCTTCACCGTAGAAGACGAACCGCAAGAGGAGGAGCGTAAGGAGGCCATGAAGGAGGGCGATTTCGTAAATAAGGTGAATTCCGAGGGGGTTATGGCGAATGAGGTggacgaggaggaggaggaggcgccGCGATTGGAGCTCGCTGTCAGTGACGGCGGTGGCCGTGACCGTGAACGTGACGATCACCTGAGAATGTTTGAAGGGATGGTCCAGGCAATGCGGAGCGGGACCCACTGGGACGAGTCGGTGTGTGTTGGCGCTCTCGACACGTTGAGGGCCGCGATTAGGTCTCCTCGGTGGTCGGAGGGCGAGACTAGCTCGGCTCCTGTGGCGGCTGCCTCCGAGGAGGAGGACGGCGATCACGATTCGCATCATAAGCGAGCTAAAGTTCACTCCTTTTCTCA TGATTTCCATTGTGCAATGGCAATGTCTTCAGGTGCTGGAAATTCTAGTTCCTCTGACAGAGACTACAGCAGAACTCAAGGCTCTAATGTTCTGTATAAGAGCGAAACTTTTTTCCATAGTTTTACACCAAACATTGGTGGTGAGGAGAATCCCTATGACTCTGGCAGTGGGAAAGATGATGAAAGAGATAAGGGTGACACTTCAACAACTGAAGATTTTGAAGTTCGTATGGATCTTACAGATGATCTATTACACATG GTTTTCTCTTTCTTGGACCACATCAATCTTTGCCGAGCTGCAATAGTCTGCAGGCAATGGCGAGCTGCTAGTGCTCATGAAGATTTCTGGAGGTGCTTGAATTTTGAGAATCGGAACATATCTGTAGAGCAAT TTGAGGATATATGTTGGCGGTATCCGAATGCCACAGAATTGAATATTTCTGGTACCCCTGCTATTCCGTTGCTTGTGATGACAGCGATCACATCATTGAG GAATCTTGAAGTTTTAACTCTAGGCAAAGGGACAATAGGAGATCTtttttttcattccttggcagatTGTCTGATGTTGAAAAGTTTGATAGTCAATGATGCTACTCTTGGTACTGGTATTCAGGAGATACCTATAAACCACGATAGACTGCGTCATCTTGAACTGACAAAATGTCGTGTTATGCGCATATCTATCAG GTGTCCACAACTGGAGACGCTGTCAATGAAGCGCAGTAATATGGCCCAGGCTGTTCTCAATAGCCCTCTTTTGCGCGATCTTGATTTAGGCTCTTGCCACAAGCTTTCCGATGCTGCAATTCGTTCAGCAGCAACTTCTTGTCCCCAATTGGAGTCACTAGATATGTCAAATTGTTCATGTGTTAGTGATGAAACACTACGTGAGATAGCTCTTACTTGTGCAAATCTCCATGTTCTCAATGCATCATACTGTCCTAATGTATCCCTAGAG TCTGTAAGACTGCCAATGTTGACAGTTCTCAAGCTACACAGTTGTGAGGGCATCACTTCTGCTTCCATGGTTGCAATATCAAATAGTTACATGCTGGAG GTTTTGGAGCTTGACAATTGCAGCCTTCTTACGTCTGTGATCTTGGATCTTCCACGCTTGCAGAATATTAGACTAGTACATTGTCGCAA ATTTGCCGACCTGAATCTACGAACTCTCATGCTGTCGTCTATAATGGTGTCTAATTGCCCTGTGCTCCACCGTATCAGCATCACTTCAAATTCACTTGAA AAACTATCATTGCAGAAGCAAGAGAGCTTAACTACATTGGCACTGCAATGCCCAAGTTTACAAGAAGTGGATCTCACAGATTGTGAATCTCTAACAAATTCTATATGCAATGTTTTCAGTGATGGTGGTGGGTGCCCTATGCTTAAAACTTTAGTTCTCGAAAACTGTGAG AGCTTAACAGCGGTTCGATTCTGCAGCACGTCTTTAGTCAGTCTTTCACTTGTTGGTTGTCGGGGAATCACTTCTCTTGAACTGACATGCCCGTATCTTGAACAAGTTTCTTTGGATGGTTGTGATCATCTTGAAAGTGCAGCATTTTTTCCG GTTGGTCTTAGGTCACTAAATTTGGGAATATGTCCCAAACTGAACGCCCTCAGTATCGACGCTCCAAACATGGTGCTGCTTGAGTTGAAGGGATGTGGTGTATTGTCTGAAGCATCAATTAATTGTCCACTCTTAACGTCTCTGGACGCTTCCTTTTGCAG CCAGCTTAGGGACAATTGCTTGTCTGCAACTGCCGCTTCATGTCCACTGATTGAGTCTTTAATTCTAATGTCATGCCCCTCAGTTGGTTCTGATGGACTCTATTCTCTGCATTGGCTTCCAAATTTGATTGTACTTGATTTGTCATACACTTTCTTAATGAGCTTGAAGCCAGTATTCGAGTCTTGCATTAAGCTAAAG gTTTTAAAATTACAAGCATGCAAGTATCTATCTGATTCATCCCTGGAGCCTCTTTACAAGGAAGGGGCTCTTCCAGCTCTCCAGGAATTGGATTTGTCTTATGGAACCCTCTGTCAGTCTGCTATTGAAGagcttctttctttctgtaCACAGTTAACTCATGTGAGCTTGAATGGCTGTGTGAACATGCATGACCTGAACTGGGGTAGCAGTGGTGGGCAGCCTCTTGTAAAGTCTAGTATCTCTGTCCCATCACTTGAATATGTCCATGAGCCAGTTGAGTATGGAAACCGGCTACTGCAGAATCTCAACTGTGTGGGTTGTCCAAATATCAGGAAAGTTCACATTCCAGTAGCAGCAGGTTGTTTCCATTTGACTTCATTGAACCTTTCTCTGTCTGCAAATTTGAAGGACGTAGAAGTTGCTTGTTTCAACCTATGCTTTCTTAACCTgag CAATTGTTATTCTTTGGAAGTTCTGAAGCTTGACTGTCCAAAATTGACTAGTCTCTTTCTTCAG TCTTGCAACATGAATGAAGCAGCAGTGGAAGCTGCAATATCAAAATGTAGCATGCTGGAGACTCTTGATGTCCGTTTTTGTCCCAAG atATGTCCATTAAGCATGGGAAGATTACGTGCTGCGTGCCCAAGTTTGAAGCGCATCTTTAGCAGCCTGTCACCACAGTCATGA
- the LOC112169877 gene encoding F-box/LRR-repeat protein 15 isoform X2 yields the protein MKIWCCPCFTVEDEPQEEERKEAMKEGDFVNKVNSEGVMANEVDEEEEEAPRLELAVSDGGGRDRERDDHLRMFEGMVQAMRSGTHWDESVCVGALDTLRAAIRSPRWSEGETSSAPVAAASEEEDGDHDSHHKRAKVHSFSHDFHCAMAMSSGAGNSSSSDRDYSRTQGSNVLYKSETFFHSFTPNIGGEENPYDSGSGKDDERDKGDTSTTEDFEVRMDLTDDLLHMVFSFLDHINLCRAAIVCRQWRAASAHEDFWRCLNFENRNISVEQFEDICWRYPNATELNISGTPAIPLLVMTAITSLRNLEVLTLGKGTIGDLFFHSLADCLMLKSLIVNDATLGTGIQEIPINHDRLRHLELTKCRVMRISIRCPQLETLSMKRSNMAQAVLNSPLLRDLDLGSCHKLSDAAIRSAATSCPQLESLDMSNCSCVSDETLREIALTCANLHVLNASYCPNVSLESVRLPMLTVLKLHSCEGITSASMVAISNSYMLEVLELDNCSLLTSVILDLPRLQNIRLVHCRKFADLNLRTLMLSSIMVSNCPVLHRISITSNSLEKLSLQKQESLTTLALQCPSLQEVDLTDCESLTNSICNVFSDGGGCPMLKTLVLENCESLTAVRFCSTSLVSLSLVGCRGITSLELTCPYLEQVSLDGCDHLESAAFFPVGLRSLNLGICPKLNALSIDAPNMVLLELKGCGVLSEASINCPLLTSLDASFCSQLRDNCLSATAASCPLIESLILMSCPSVGSDGLYSLHWLPNLIVLDLSYTFLMSLKPVFESCIKLKVLKLQACKYLSDSSLEPLYKEGALPALQELDLSYGTLCQSAIEELLSFCTQLTHVSLNGCVNMHDLNWGSSGGQPLVKSSISVPSLEYVHEPVEYGNRLLQNLNCVGCPNIRKVHIPVAAGCFHLTSLNLSLSANLKDVEVACFNLCFLNLSNCYSLEVLKLDCPKLTSLFLQVRIFFCLAMVFHLPLF from the exons ATGAAGATTTGGTGCTGCCCGTGCTTCACCGTAGAAGACGAACCGCAAGAGGAGGAGCGTAAGGAGGCCATGAAGGAGGGCGATTTCGTAAATAAGGTGAATTCCGAGGGGGTTATGGCGAATGAGGTggacgaggaggaggaggaggcgccGCGATTGGAGCTCGCTGTCAGTGACGGCGGTGGCCGTGACCGTGAACGTGACGATCACCTGAGAATGTTTGAAGGGATGGTCCAGGCAATGCGGAGCGGGACCCACTGGGACGAGTCGGTGTGTGTTGGCGCTCTCGACACGTTGAGGGCCGCGATTAGGTCTCCTCGGTGGTCGGAGGGCGAGACTAGCTCGGCTCCTGTGGCGGCTGCCTCCGAGGAGGAGGACGGCGATCACGATTCGCATCATAAGCGAGCTAAAGTTCACTCCTTTTCTCA TGATTTCCATTGTGCAATGGCAATGTCTTCAGGTGCTGGAAATTCTAGTTCCTCTGACAGAGACTACAGCAGAACTCAAGGCTCTAATGTTCTGTATAAGAGCGAAACTTTTTTCCATAGTTTTACACCAAACATTGGTGGTGAGGAGAATCCCTATGACTCTGGCAGTGGGAAAGATGATGAAAGAGATAAGGGTGACACTTCAACAACTGAAGATTTTGAAGTTCGTATGGATCTTACAGATGATCTATTACACATG GTTTTCTCTTTCTTGGACCACATCAATCTTTGCCGAGCTGCAATAGTCTGCAGGCAATGGCGAGCTGCTAGTGCTCATGAAGATTTCTGGAGGTGCTTGAATTTTGAGAATCGGAACATATCTGTAGAGCAAT TTGAGGATATATGTTGGCGGTATCCGAATGCCACAGAATTGAATATTTCTGGTACCCCTGCTATTCCGTTGCTTGTGATGACAGCGATCACATCATTGAG GAATCTTGAAGTTTTAACTCTAGGCAAAGGGACAATAGGAGATCTtttttttcattccttggcagatTGTCTGATGTTGAAAAGTTTGATAGTCAATGATGCTACTCTTGGTACTGGTATTCAGGAGATACCTATAAACCACGATAGACTGCGTCATCTTGAACTGACAAAATGTCGTGTTATGCGCATATCTATCAG GTGTCCACAACTGGAGACGCTGTCAATGAAGCGCAGTAATATGGCCCAGGCTGTTCTCAATAGCCCTCTTTTGCGCGATCTTGATTTAGGCTCTTGCCACAAGCTTTCCGATGCTGCAATTCGTTCAGCAGCAACTTCTTGTCCCCAATTGGAGTCACTAGATATGTCAAATTGTTCATGTGTTAGTGATGAAACACTACGTGAGATAGCTCTTACTTGTGCAAATCTCCATGTTCTCAATGCATCATACTGTCCTAATGTATCCCTAGAG TCTGTAAGACTGCCAATGTTGACAGTTCTCAAGCTACACAGTTGTGAGGGCATCACTTCTGCTTCCATGGTTGCAATATCAAATAGTTACATGCTGGAG GTTTTGGAGCTTGACAATTGCAGCCTTCTTACGTCTGTGATCTTGGATCTTCCACGCTTGCAGAATATTAGACTAGTACATTGTCGCAA ATTTGCCGACCTGAATCTACGAACTCTCATGCTGTCGTCTATAATGGTGTCTAATTGCCCTGTGCTCCACCGTATCAGCATCACTTCAAATTCACTTGAA AAACTATCATTGCAGAAGCAAGAGAGCTTAACTACATTGGCACTGCAATGCCCAAGTTTACAAGAAGTGGATCTCACAGATTGTGAATCTCTAACAAATTCTATATGCAATGTTTTCAGTGATGGTGGTGGGTGCCCTATGCTTAAAACTTTAGTTCTCGAAAACTGTGAG AGCTTAACAGCGGTTCGATTCTGCAGCACGTCTTTAGTCAGTCTTTCACTTGTTGGTTGTCGGGGAATCACTTCTCTTGAACTGACATGCCCGTATCTTGAACAAGTTTCTTTGGATGGTTGTGATCATCTTGAAAGTGCAGCATTTTTTCCG GTTGGTCTTAGGTCACTAAATTTGGGAATATGTCCCAAACTGAACGCCCTCAGTATCGACGCTCCAAACATGGTGCTGCTTGAGTTGAAGGGATGTGGTGTATTGTCTGAAGCATCAATTAATTGTCCACTCTTAACGTCTCTGGACGCTTCCTTTTGCAG CCAGCTTAGGGACAATTGCTTGTCTGCAACTGCCGCTTCATGTCCACTGATTGAGTCTTTAATTCTAATGTCATGCCCCTCAGTTGGTTCTGATGGACTCTATTCTCTGCATTGGCTTCCAAATTTGATTGTACTTGATTTGTCATACACTTTCTTAATGAGCTTGAAGCCAGTATTCGAGTCTTGCATTAAGCTAAAG gTTTTAAAATTACAAGCATGCAAGTATCTATCTGATTCATCCCTGGAGCCTCTTTACAAGGAAGGGGCTCTTCCAGCTCTCCAGGAATTGGATTTGTCTTATGGAACCCTCTGTCAGTCTGCTATTGAAGagcttctttctttctgtaCACAGTTAACTCATGTGAGCTTGAATGGCTGTGTGAACATGCATGACCTGAACTGGGGTAGCAGTGGTGGGCAGCCTCTTGTAAAGTCTAGTATCTCTGTCCCATCACTTGAATATGTCCATGAGCCAGTTGAGTATGGAAACCGGCTACTGCAGAATCTCAACTGTGTGGGTTGTCCAAATATCAGGAAAGTTCACATTCCAGTAGCAGCAGGTTGTTTCCATTTGACTTCATTGAACCTTTCTCTGTCTGCAAATTTGAAGGACGTAGAAGTTGCTTGTTTCAACCTATGCTTTCTTAACCTgag CAATTGTTATTCTTTGGAAGTTCTGAAGCTTGACTGTCCAAAATTGACTAGTCTCTTTCTTCAG GTGcgcattttcttttgtttggccATGGTTTTTCACCTTCCATTATTTTGA
- the LOC112169878 gene encoding uncharacterized protein LOC112169878, translated as MASATLSATAHVSTNPFTSSTVSTRANKFRPVRCALSPQNWRESRRLVSISLSLALSHLLFSPDHAVAGGVFDKYVKRKKLDPLEAYVSPVILTQLQIKDLEKTLEDDQPQFATCRSLLRSGPAASLRVNIRAVAQYASDSGDGKTASTSVDQCLRALEELDNLLLRATRNDPGASVNSMKTQTNTALNALDSLLKTVPSDVLDKGKVAANSYRRSLENADVDISDPELKELQSIL; from the exons ATGGCTAGTGCTACACTGAGCGCCACTGCGCACGTTAGCACGAACCCCTTCACTTCCTCAACCGTCTCTACCAGAGCAAACAAGTTCCGGCCAGTGAGGTGCGCACTGTCACCCCAAAATTGGCGGGAAAGCAGGCGATTGGTCtccatctccctctctctcgctctctcacATTTGCTCTTCTCCCCTGACC ATGCTGTTGCTGGAGGCGTGTTCGATAAGTACGTGAAAAG GAAGAAGCTTGACCCGCTCGAGGCTTATGTATCACCGGTTATATTGACCCAGTTACAAATCAAGGACTTGG AGAAAACTCTGGAAGATGATCAGCCGCAGTTTGCTACCTGTCGGTCTCTACTGCGCTCCGGCCCTGCAGCGTCTCTTCGTGTTAATATTAGAGCT GTGGCACAATATGCTTCAGACAGTGGCGATGGGAAAACTGCATCTACCAGTGTCGATCAATGTCTCAG GGCCTTGGAGGAACTAGATAACTTGCTTTTACGCGCCACAAGAAATGACCCAGGAGCTTCAGTCAATTCAATGAAGACACAGACCAATACTGCCCTCAATGCATTGGACAG CCTCCTCAAAACTGTGCCTTCAGATGTGCTAGACAAGGGGAAAGTCGCGGCCAATTCTTATAGGAGGTCATTAGAGAATGCAGATGTTGATATTTCAGACCCAGAACTGAAGGAATTGCAATCCATATTATGA